In Candida orthopsilosis Co 90-125, chromosome 4 draft sequence, a single genomic region encodes these proteins:
- a CDS encoding Cox16 protein (S. cerevisiae homolog COX16 has role in mitochondrial respiratory chain complex IV assembly and localizes to mitochondrial inner membrane), which translates to MSFFSCDAKIKITKPTIHQPMARFGTNVFRGKKEQELYDKTIAGRYSKLVKKNHFLYLGLPFLLSIVAGSIYLQKFTSVKWEKYDEKYRQLGEEEMLDMIENKRKVNKKDDYYRLSGLLTDHLDKVEEDYEIKRIHRKKEDEPVWWRK; encoded by the coding sequence ATGAGCTTTTTCTCTTGTGACgcaaaaattaaaattacCAAACCAACgattcatcaaccaatGGCTAGATTCGGAACCAACGTTTTCAGAGGAAAGAAAGAGCAAGAGCTATATGACAAGACCATAGCTGGGCGCTATTCCAAACTTGTCAAGAAAAACCACTTCTTATATCTAGGGCTTCCATTTTTGCTTTCGATTGTTGCAGGATCAATCTACCTTCAGAAATTCACCAGCGTCAAGTGGGAAAAATACGATGAGAAATACCGCCAGCTAGGAGAGGAGGAAATGTTGGATATGATTGAGAATAAGAGAAAGGTTAACAAGAAAGATGATTACTATAGGCTTCTGGGGTTGTTAACAGATCATTTGGATAAGGTGGAGGAGGATTATGAGATAAAAAGAATTCACAGAAAGAAGGAAGATGAACCGGTGTGGTGGAGGAAGTAA
- a CDS encoding Csm1 protein (S. cerevisiae homolog CSM1 has role rDNA condensation, homologous chromosome segregation, protein localization to nucleolar rDNA repeats and localizes to monopolin complex, nucleolus, nuclear), which produces MAKAKQNKATKSSPRPIFAEDALLQNDPSSMVDLINQYVHTKADVIHAKYKEFAEEQMAADHKLISELQEENARLTEELESRSQFGSPVKKQNNEDVFYSLDILEIMSGLKVTYFNDNGKELVYEMKSSGKELEIHYKLILPKDGSEVTYIPIFDGNEEAMKLLPEYFLDSFSFDFKNLPLFYNKVNKYINK; this is translated from the coding sequence AAGATGCATTGTTGCAGAATGATCCATCATCCATGGTGGACCTAATCAATCAATATGTACACACGAAGGCAGATGTTATACACGCGAAATATAAGGAGTTTGCCGAGGAGCAAATGGCGGCAGATCACAAATTGATACTGGAAttacaagaagaaaacGCCAGACTAACAGAGGAGTTGGAGAGCAGGTCTCAATTTGGCTCCCCCGTgaaaaagcaaaacaaTGAAGACGTGTTCTACTCGTTGGATATTCTTGAGATTATGAGTGGATTGAAAGTTACCTACTTTAATGATAATGGAAAGGAATTGGTTTACGAGATGAAGTCTTCGGGTAAGGAGTTGGAAATTCATTACAAACTAATACTACCGAAGGATGGCTCAGAGGTAACCTACATTCCCATTTTCGATGGTAATGAGGAAGCAATGAAGTTGTTGCCTGAATACTTTTTGGATAGCTTTTCCTTTGATTTTAAAAACCTACCTCTATTCTATAACAAAGTGAACAAGTATATAAACAAGTAA